One window from the genome of Pseudomonas frederiksbergensis encodes:
- the ompR gene encoding two-component system response regulator OmpR, whose protein sequence is MSSTAQTAEGEKILIVDDDPGLSSLLERFFVSKGYRARTVPNTEQMDRLLAREVFNLVVLDLMLPGEDGLTACRRLRGANNQIPIIMLTAKGDELSRIKGLELGADDYLAKPFNPDELMARVKAVLRRQSAPVPGAPGSEDESVTFGDYELSLATRELKRGDEIHMLTTGEFAVLKALVMNARQPLTRDKLMNLARGREWDALERSIDVQISRLRRMIEPDPSKPRYIQTVWGVGYVFVPDGAAGK, encoded by the coding sequence ATGAGCAGCACCGCACAAACTGCTGAAGGCGAAAAAATTCTGATTGTTGACGACGATCCTGGGCTGAGCAGCCTGCTGGAGCGCTTTTTCGTCAGCAAGGGCTACCGAGCCCGCACCGTACCGAACACCGAGCAGATGGACCGTCTGCTGGCCCGGGAGGTTTTCAACCTGGTGGTCCTCGACCTGATGCTGCCTGGTGAAGACGGCCTTACCGCCTGTCGTCGCCTGCGTGGCGCGAACAACCAGATCCCGATCATCATGCTGACCGCCAAGGGCGACGAGCTGAGCCGTATCAAGGGCCTGGAGCTGGGCGCCGACGATTACCTGGCCAAGCCGTTCAACCCGGACGAGCTGATGGCGCGGGTCAAGGCGGTCTTGCGTCGCCAGTCGGCGCCGGTGCCAGGCGCTCCGGGCAGCGAAGACGAGAGCGTGACCTTCGGCGACTATGAACTGTCGTTGGCCACTCGCGAGCTGAAGCGTGGCGACGAGATCCACATGCTTACCACCGGCGAATTCGCCGTGCTCAAGGCCTTGGTGATGAACGCGCGCCAGCCGCTGACGCGGGACAAGCTGATGAACCTGGCCCGTGGCCGCGAGTGGGATGCGCTGGAGCGCTCCATCGACGTGCAGATTTCCCGTCTGCGCCGGATGATCGAGCCCGATCCATCCAAGCCGCGTTATATCCAGACCGTCTGGGGCGTAGGTTACGTATTCGTGCCGGATGGCGCCGCCGGAAAGTGA
- a CDS encoding ATP-binding protein, with amino-acid sequence MKTPVWFPQSFFSRTLWLVLIVVLFSKALTLVYLLMNEDVLVDRQYSHGVALTLRAYWAADETNRAKIAEAATLIRVVGAGVPEGEQHWPYSEIYQRQMQAELGADTEVRLRMHSPPALWVRAPSLGDGWLKVPLYPHPLRGQKIWNVLGWFLAIGLLSTASAWIFVSQLNQPLKRLVYAARQLGQGRSVRLPISDTPSEMTEVYRAFNQMAEDVEQAGRERELMLAGVSHDLRTPLTRLRLSLELMGEHTDLTDEMVRDIEDMDAILDQFLAFIRDGRDESVEEVDLSDLVREVAAPYNQNEEKVHLRLEPIQPFPLRRVSMKRLLNNLIGNALNHAGTGVEVAAYVSGDTSAPYVVLSVMDRGAGIDPSELEAIFNPFTRGDRARGGKGTGLGLAIVKRIASMHGGNVELRNRVGGGLEARVRLPLGLMLPRDAV; translated from the coding sequence ATGAAAACCCCCGTTTGGTTCCCCCAGAGTTTTTTCTCCCGCACCCTCTGGCTGGTGCTCATTGTCGTGCTTTTTTCCAAGGCGCTGACGCTGGTCTACCTGCTGATGAACGAAGATGTGCTGGTGGACCGTCAATACAGTCACGGCGTTGCCTTGACCTTGCGAGCCTACTGGGCGGCAGACGAAACCAATCGGGCGAAGATTGCCGAGGCGGCCACATTGATCCGGGTGGTCGGTGCCGGTGTACCGGAAGGCGAGCAGCACTGGCCGTACAGCGAGATTTATCAGCGGCAGATGCAGGCCGAGCTGGGTGCCGACACCGAGGTACGATTGCGCATGCATTCGCCGCCGGCCTTGTGGGTCCGCGCTCCAAGCCTGGGGGATGGTTGGCTGAAGGTTCCGCTGTACCCTCATCCGTTGCGTGGCCAGAAAATCTGGAACGTGCTGGGCTGGTTCCTGGCGATCGGCCTGTTATCGACAGCTTCGGCATGGATCTTCGTCAGCCAGCTCAACCAACCGCTCAAGCGCCTGGTCTACGCCGCCCGGCAGCTGGGGCAGGGGCGTAGCGTACGGTTGCCGATCAGCGACACGCCCAGTGAGATGACGGAGGTGTACCGCGCCTTCAACCAGATGGCCGAGGATGTCGAGCAGGCCGGACGCGAGCGTGAGCTGATGCTTGCGGGTGTCTCCCATGACTTGCGCACGCCCCTGACCCGATTGCGGCTTTCTTTGGAATTGATGGGCGAGCACACCGACCTGACCGACGAAATGGTCCGTGACATTGAAGACATGGACGCGATTCTCGACCAGTTCCTGGCGTTCATTCGAGACGGTCGTGATGAGTCGGTGGAAGAAGTCGACCTCAGCGACCTTGTCCGGGAGGTGGCTGCGCCCTATAACCAGAACGAAGAGAAGGTCCACCTGCGCCTGGAACCGATCCAGCCGTTTCCGTTACGTCGCGTATCGATGAAGCGCTTGCTGAACAACCTGATTGGCAACGCCCTGAACCATGCCGGCACCGGTGTGGAGGTTGCTGCCTACGTATCCGGCGATACCAGCGCGCCCTACGTCGTGCTGAGCGTCATGGACCGAGGCGCCGGCATCGATCCGTCGGAGTTGGAGGCGATCTTCAATCCATTCACCCGGGGTGATCGTGCCCGAGGTGGTAAGGGCACTGGGCTGGGCCTGGCGATCGTCAAGCGTATCGCCTCGATGCACGGCGGCAACGTCGAGCTGCGCAACCGAGTCGGTGGCGGGCTGGAAGCGCGGGTGCGGCTGCCGTTGGGCTTGATGCTGCCTCGGGATGCGGTGTAG
- the rimK gene encoding 30S ribosomal protein S6--L-glutamate ligase: MKIAVLSRNPRLYSTRRLVEAGTERGHEMVVIDTLRAYMNIASHKPQIHYRGKPLEGFDAVIPRIGASVTFYGCAVLRQFEMMGVYPLNESVAIARSRDKLRSLQLLSRRGIGLPVTGFAHSPDDIPDLIAMVNGAPLVIKVLEGTQGIGVVLCETATAAESVIEAFMGLKQNIMVQEYIKEAGGADIRCFVVGDKVIASMKRQARPGEFRSNLHRGGSASLIKITPEERMTALRAAKVMGLAVAGVDILRSNHGPLVMEVNSSPGLEGIETTTSKNVAGIIIEHLEKNGGPNMTRTKGKG, translated from the coding sequence ATGAAGATCGCTGTGCTGTCGCGAAATCCGCGTCTGTATTCCACTCGTCGTCTCGTTGAAGCCGGGACCGAACGTGGCCATGAAATGGTGGTGATCGATACCCTGCGCGCCTACATGAACATCGCCAGCCACAAGCCGCAGATCCATTACCGCGGCAAACCCCTGGAAGGCTTCGATGCGGTGATCCCGCGCATCGGCGCATCGGTGACCTTCTACGGTTGTGCAGTGCTGCGCCAGTTCGAAATGATGGGTGTGTATCCCCTCAATGAATCCGTCGCGATTGCCCGCTCGCGAGACAAGCTGCGCTCGCTGCAATTGCTGTCTCGGCGCGGTATCGGCTTGCCCGTGACCGGCTTCGCCCACTCCCCGGATGACATTCCCGACCTCATCGCCATGGTCAATGGCGCGCCTCTGGTGATCAAGGTGCTGGAGGGCACCCAAGGCATTGGCGTGGTGCTGTGTGAAACCGCGACGGCGGCGGAGTCGGTGATCGAAGCGTTCATGGGCCTGAAGCAGAACATCATGGTCCAGGAGTACATCAAGGAAGCCGGCGGCGCCGACATTCGTTGTTTCGTGGTCGGCGACAAGGTGATCGCCTCGATGAAGCGCCAGGCCAGGCCAGGGGAATTTCGCTCCAACCTGCATCGCGGCGGTAGCGCCAGTTTGATCAAGATCACCCCGGAAGAACGCATGACCGCCCTGCGTGCGGCCAAGGTCATGGGGCTGGCGGTGGCTGGCGTGGACATCCTGCGATCCAATCACGGACCGCTGGTGATGGAGGTCAACTCTTCGCCAGGCCTGGAAGGCATCGAGACCACCACCAGCAAGAACGTGGCGGGGATCATCATCGAGCACCTGGAAAAGAATGGTGGGCCGAACATGACCCGGACCAAGGGCAAGGGTTGA